In one Lolium rigidum isolate FL_2022 chromosome 3, APGP_CSIRO_Lrig_0.1, whole genome shotgun sequence genomic region, the following are encoded:
- the LOC124703470 gene encoding uncharacterized protein LOC124703470 yields the protein MIEKPSIRVTILLVYLILALRGKEVKCIQRGGKATGIPMNQQVNKTILVEGGDVYDCVDVDLQPAFNHPTLKDHKIQMEPSSFPSSVYTEYPGMYDIPRAELPIVECPIGTIPILRNKRTDHVEVQTIDKIISHDEQQEEAGIMYLDVLYGTRARIIVYEPKLTKNSKDLTSSWVQINGRQKVGRADGIGAGSFVSPRYSGDSFARFHVYWDDGLVNKSCVDLQCPAFVQVNPNIGLGGRIRPVSIYNGQQYEIDVMIFKDPMTKNWWVTAYGNTPIGYWPSQIFHFMKDKGNFAFWGGVVRGPTASSDSPQMGSGHFAREGFGKAACIGYIQVVDNDNKLVTPNDKKAFPQTSNKYKYSVDGYKVDHNGIHIFYGGPGVIV from the exons ATGATAGAAAAACCATCTATTAGAGTTACTATTCTCCTCGTGTATCTTATTCTAGCTTTGAGAGGAAAAGAAGTTAAGTGTATACAACGAGGGGGAAAAGCTACCGGGATCCCCATGAATCAACAAGTCAATAAGACTATTCTA GTTGAAGGTGGAGATGTCTATGATTGCGTTGATGTAGATCTACAACCAGCCTTTAACCATCCAACGCTGAAAGACCATAAAATTCAG ATGGAACCAAGTTCTTTCCCATCAAGTGTGTATACCGAATATCCCGGGATGTACGACATCCCACGAGCAGAGTTGCCTATCGTTGAGTGCCCTATAGGCACGATCCCAATACTACGTAACAAAAGAACGGACCACGTGGAAGTACAAACTATTGACAAAATTATTAGCCACGATGAACAACAAGAG GAGGCAGGAATCAtgtatttggatgtgttgtatgggACACGGGCTAGAATAATTGTCTATGAGCCGAAGTTGACGAAAAACAGCAAGGAtcttacctcatcatgggtgcaaatTAACGGGAGGCAAAAAGTTGGTCGTGCAGATGGGATAGGTGCTGGTTCTTTTGTATCTCCAAGATACAGTGGTGATAGCTTTGCTAGGTTTCATGTTTATTGG GATGATGGCCTGGTAAACAAGTCTTGTGTGGATCTCCAGTGTCCCGCATTTGTACAAGTGAACCCAAACATTGGCCTCGGGGGAAGAATACGTCCAGTTTCCATTTATAACGGACAACAATATGAAATAGATGTAATGATTTTCAAG GACCCAATGACAAAAAATTGGTGGGTGACGGCGTATGGTAATACACCTATTGGATATTGGCCCTCGCAAATTTTCCATTTCATGAAGGACAAAGGTAACTTTGCATTCTGGGGTGGAGTAGTTCGTGGTCCTACGGCCTCATCAGACTCCCCACAAATGGGCAGTGGTCATTTTGCTCGCGAAGGATTTGGAAAAGCTGCTTGCATAGGATATATCCAAGTTGTAGATAATGACAACAAGCTTGTTACTCCAAATGATAAAAAAGCCTTTCCTCAGACTAGTAACAAATACAAATATTCCGTGGACGGTTATAAAGTCGATCACAATGGTATTCATATTTTCTATGGTGGACCCGGTGTTATAGTTTGA